CCTATCACTAAGGTGCAATGCCCCTTCCCAAACATTTGGGGTTAATGTTCCTATCACTAAGGTGCAATGCCCCTTCCTAAACAGCTGGGGTTAATGTTCCTATCACTAAGGTGTGATGCCCCTTCCTAAACAGCTGGGGTTAATGTTCCTATCACTAAGGTGCAATGCCCCTTCCTAAACAGCTGGGGTTAATGTTCCTATCACTAAGGTGTGATGCCTCTCCTAAACAGCTGGGGTTAATGCTCCTATCACTAAGGTGTGATGCCCCTTCCTAAACAGCTGGGGTTAATGTTCCTATCACTAAGGTGCAATGCCCCTTCCTAAACAGCTGGGGTTAATGTTCCTATCACTAAGGTGTGATGCCTCTCCTAAACAGCTGGGGTTAATGCTCCTATCACTAAGGTGTGATGCCTCTCCTAAACAGCTGGGGTTAATGCTCCTATCACTAAGGTGCGATGCCCCTTCCTAAACAGCTGGGGTTAATGTTCCTATCACTAAGGTGCGATGCCCCTTCCTAAACAGCTGGGGTTAATGTTCCTATCACTAAGGTGTGATGCCCCTTCCTAAACAGCTGGGGTTAATGTTCCTATCACTAAGGTGTGATGCCCCTTCCTAAACAGCTGGGGTTAATGTTCCTATCACTAAGGTGTGATGCCCCTTCCTAAACAGCTGGggttaatgttcctatccacccagtaaggccagcaggctggTCTTCTTTCATCAATATATGCCGTTAGGATTTTTCTTATTATCCATTTGTTGTCTACCGTATTTGAACGCCATTTTAAAACGTGTACATGATACGGCAACAACAAACCAAGTCAGTGAAGTAAAGGCAGGTACAACGGTACGTGCACAGTGCACGTCTAAGAGTTTACCCATGAACTGGATTCAGCATACGCACGAGCCCAGTGAGCCAATCAGCTGGCGCCAAGTCAGCTCTGCTCTCGTTGACACAGTAGAGttcaactccccccccccccccccccatcaagtgAACTGCAGTCTGTGTTATGACATCGTGCAAATGTAGCAAAGGAGGAAAGGTTTACCAGCACTGACGTTGCAGATAGCGTGTCTCTTTTGAAGAAGGTTGATTGTGATACATTTGCGACCAAATATATTGACATCTTTCACTTTCCATAAATAATTCCCAATTTgttctaaaaataaataaattgaattTGACAAACACTTCTGGTCTCCACACGTTTTTGGGATTTTCCAAACTGCAACTGCAAAGCCTTTGGTCAAGATAACTGCCAACAAATGTTTCTTGTAGCTTGCTGCACCTTCCTACTGACCACCTGGCCCACTCTTCAGCAGCAAACGGCTCTAATTCATTAACGTTTTAGGGGTTCCCTCCACCAAAGGCTGTTTTCAGATCTTGCCAGAGCATAATTTGTAAATCGGGAGGTGCCGGAACAAAACGTGAGCGTGAGAGGAGGGGCTCTGAGGTCATGAGAGGAGGGTGACCTCTGGGGGGCTCTGAGGTCATGAGAGGAGGGTGACCTCGGAAGTTCtgaggtactggtgcacttcacaaaatagatggcatcatgaggtaggaaaatgatgtggatatattgaagcatctcaagacatcagtcaggaagttaaagcttggttgcaaatgggtcttccaaatggacaatgaccccaagcatacttccaaagttgtggcaaaatgcttttaaggacaacaaagttaacctgttagagctctaggggcgctatttcatttttggataaaaaacgttcccgttttaagcgcgatattttgtcacgaaaagatgctcgactatgcatattcttgacagttttggaaagaaaacactctgaagtttcagaatctgcaaagattttgtctgtaagtgccccagaactcattctacaggcgaaaccaagatgatgcatcacccaggaattagcagaatttctgaagctctgttttccattctctccttatatggctgtgattgcgcaacgaatgagcctacactttctgtcgttcgcccaaggtcttagcagcattgtgacgtatttgtaggcatatcattggaagattgaccataagagactacattttccaagtgtccgcctggtgtcctgcgtcgaattcggtgcgcaattgcctgctgcttctactttaccatttgattcaggggagaaagcatgtgtccaagaacgatgtatcaatgaagagatatatgaaaaacaccttgatgattgattctaaacaacgtttgccatgttttcagtcgatattatggagttaatttggaaaaaagttcgcgttttgaggactgaattttcggattttttttggtagccaaatgtgatgtataaaacggagctatttctaatacacaaggaatctttttggaaaaactgagcatctgctatctaactgagagtatcctcattgaaaacatcagaagttcttcaaaggtaaatgattttatttgaaggcttttatgtttttgttaatgttgcgtgctggatgctaacgcgaaatgctaacgcgaaatgctaacgcgaaatgctaacgcgaaatgctaacgctagctagctacttttacacaaatgattgttttcctatggttgagaagcatattttgaaaatctgagatgacagtgttgtttacaaaaggctaagcttgagagatggcatatttatttcatttcatttgcgattttcataaatagttaacgttgtgttatgctaatgagcttgctgatagatttacacaatcctggatacaggggttttttcatagctaaacgtgacgcagaaaacggagcgatttgtcctaaacaaataatctttcaggaaaaactgaacatttgctatctgagagtctcctcattgaaaacatctgaagttcttcaaaggtaaatgattttatttgaatgcttttctgtttttttgtgtaaatgttgccagctgaatgctaatgctaaatgctacgttagccatcaatactgttacacaaatgcttgttttgcaatggttgagaagcatattttgaaaatctgagatgacagtgttgttaacaaaaggctaagcttgagagctagcatatttatttcatttcatttgcgattttcatgaatagttaacgttgcgttatggtaatgagcttgagtctgtattcacgatcccggatccgggatggggagatcagaaaggttaaggtattggagtagtcatcacaaaaccctgacctcaaacctatagaaaatgtgtggacagaactgaaaaagcgtgagtgagcaaggaggcccacaaacctgactcagttacaccagctctgtcaagacgaatgggccaaaattcacccaactttttgtgggaagcttgtggaaggctacccgaaacgtttgacccaagttaaacaatttaaaggcaatgctaccaaatactaattcagtgtatgtaaacttatgacccactgggaatgtgatgaaataaataaaagctgaaataaatcactctactattattctgacatttcacattcttaaaataaagtggagagGATAGTGTTACTTACCATGTCATTGCTAAGAACTGTAGAATGCAGAAGATGATGGCCAGTCCCTTCTTTTgccactacagagacagaaccaaTCTTGTGTCTTTTGTCAAACAGCTGTGTTGTAGATTTGTTATAGTGCACAcggcagcgtttcccaaactcggtcccggGTACCCCAAAAGGGTACAAGTTTGGGGTTTtgcccctagcactacacagctgatttaaataatcaactcatcatcaagctttgattatttgaatcagcgatgtagtgttagggcaaaaaacaaaacatgcacctcttggggtccccaggactgagtttgggataCGCTGGGTTAGGGTCACAATGTAGGCTACTGAACTGTTTAGAGGCTTTCAGATACTTACCCAGAAAACTGCACAAAGAGTCAAAATGAGACAGAGCTGGAAACAGAAAGATAAAAACAAAAGTAAACCTGAATATTGGTTCAATTAACGTATTATCTATTCTACTGTGATTAACGCATAATTTGATTAATGTGTAATCTACTGTGAGGGATTTACTTCAGATCACCACTCAGCTTTGTGTGTTTTGACTTACCCTAACAGCAGATCAAACTTAAAGAGTAACTGACCCTAAAAAAAACTACTGTCGTTTAGAAAACAGCCTATTTGACATCCCAAAATTGACTACGAaatgtaaataggataattttgacccaaatttaccacaggtattACGATCAAGTCACGTGCAGCTACCACAGGTATTAGTTTGGTGAGATTTGTAGTCATATCTGCGTCAGAACGTAAATGAAGGTTTGTTTCAATCCTGCCCACATGTCCACAGCTGGCCGCACACAAGTAATCATCAATTCAGAGTGCAACTGCACACGACCTGATCGTaatacctgtggtaaatttgggTCAACTTTGGATATCCCAATGGGGCTTGTTAGGGACCATttgtaaattacacaatgtacatgggacaTTATATTAAAATTACAATATCTCCAAATTTCAACGACGAAATTCAACCTCAAACCAACTATACAATGTAGAAATTGATATACAAGTGTTTAAAAATATCAAATATTGTGTCTTTTAAAATGGTGTAATTTATAGCCCCGGAGATGGGCTATCCAAAGTCAAACTACCTTTGCCACGGTCGTACACCAGCCGGCTGAAGCTAATTGGCTAAATAATTTGGCTAACTCTTCCCACCTGCGAACACACACGAGACACCCACGTCGAACAACACCCTGGACCCAACTCACGTTTGAAATCAGACATGTCTGCTAGCATTTCCTAAATCAACCAAATCTAAAACGGGAGGACACATCGGGAGTTACAGTCACTCTTTAAGTTGTCATTTAAAATGTTTAGACTTTTTCAGTCATGGAAAAACCAGTGTCCGTCTGTCCTAAGCTAGTGTCCGTCTGTCCTAAGCTAGTGTCCGTCTGTCCTAAGCTAGTGTCCGTCTGTCCTAAGCTAGTGTCCGTCTGTCCTAAACTAGTGGCAGACTATCCCTTAAGAACAGAAGTATCATGGAACACTAAACCAGTGTCTTAAAGGAGATATACATCCAAAACACATCCTACTGTGACACTGTGTTTTCAAAGTTTAAAACTTtattgcggggggggggggggggtgcaaaagCATACGTTTGCGTTGTGTTAGTTTCCCTATTTTGAAAGTGGGGATGCAGCTTCTCTGTTTGCTGATATCGGCATGCTTAAGGGGCAGCTGTGTAGAGGAAAAAACAGGAAAAAACAGACTAAACCTAAGCATTAACCTAGCTAGACAATCACTTATCATCACAGTCGTAGCAAATAAACCCTGTCCTCAAGGTAGCTAGGTGAGATAAATAGTTGACAAGGACATCTGTGTATGTCCTTTAATAAAATGTCAATCTCATGtcagttttattttttactaaacctttatttaaactaggcaagtcagttaaagaacaaattcttatttttacaatgacggcctacccccgggccaaacccggacgacgctgggccaattgtgcgtcgccctatgggactcccaatcacaaccggatgtgattcagccaggattcgaaccagggactgtagtgtcacctcttgcactgagatgcagtgccttagaccgctgcgtcactcgggagcagTGGAAGCAGAAGCTAGGCTATAAGCAGAAGCTAGGCTTTAAACAGAAGCTAGGCTATGAGCAGAAGCTAGGCTATGAGCAGACGCTAGGCTATGAGCAGACGCTAGGCTATGAGCAGAAGCTAGGCTATGAGCAGAAGCTAGGCTATGAGCAGACGCTAGGCTATGAGCAGACGCTAGGCTATAAACAGAAGCTAGGCTATAAGCAGAAGCTAGGCTATGAGCAGAAACTAGGCTATGAGCAGACGCTAGGCTATGAGCAGACGCTAGGCTATGAGCAGACGCTAGGCTATGAGCAGACGCTAGGCTATGAGCAGACGCTAGGCTATGAGCAGACGCTAGGCTATGAGCAGACGCTAGGCTATAAGCAGAAGCTAGGCTATAAGCAGAAGCTAGGCTATAAGCAGAAGCTAGGCTATAAGCAGAAGCTAGGCTATAAACAGAAGCTAGGCTATAAACAGAAGCTAAGCTATAAGTAGAAGCTAGGCTATAAGCAGAAGCTAGGCTATAAGCAGAAGCTAGGCTATAAGCAGAAGCTAGGCTATTTAACAGTTGAATACGTGGATGTGCAGTAGGTAGTTACCAACACAACACAGGTGGCTATCAGTCTGGTCGGTTCAAACATTCTCTTCAGCTGCTTCACGGGTCCCATCAGGAAACAGGTGCTGCAAGACAGATAACGCAAAACACACTGGTTACAACATAGAAATAATGTCTAATAGATTCTAGATTTCAGATTTCTAGATTTCAATAGACAACATATTGATCACA
Above is a genomic segment from Oncorhynchus clarkii lewisi isolate Uvic-CL-2024 unplaced genomic scaffold, UVic_Ocla_1.0 unplaced_contig_5124_pilon_pilon, whole genome shotgun sequence containing:
- the LOC139399931 gene encoding vesicle transport protein SFT2A-like, which encodes MVVISCCVCFNQGTALLFLPNGTKLFAVFYTLGNLAALSSTCFLMGPVKQLKRMFEPTRLIATCVVLLCLILTLCAVFWWQKKGLAIIFCILQFLAMTW